The sequence CATTGGCCAGCGCGCCTTGGAAAGCGCCGATTGCAGTGCGTGTTGCGGCAACGATTACAACGTCTTGCATGTTTTATCTCCTAGAACCCTCATGCCGCTATTACGCGACGCTATAGGGAAAAGAATAAAAAAGCGCTCGCCGCCAAATTCAATGGGAGCGTAACGGCGGCGGCGCTTGGGAAATCAAGGATGGACGTGGCAGCATCCGGCCTGCTGTGTCTGGCTTCATTCGGAAGCTAGACCGGCACTTAGCCCCGGGCTCGCTAGAAATCTCCAAATTGCCAAGCCAGTGGGTGTTCATATTGTTATGAAATGGCCGTGCGCGGCCCGTCGATGCTTGGTCACAACGCATTCAGCCGCGCCCGCGCGACCCGCGAGCCATTGGGTCGACCCAGCAGGTCACTGATGCGCTGCCCGGAGGCAACGAGAGCGTCCAGGTCGATGCCAGTGTCAATGCCTAAACCGTTGAGCATATAGAGCACATCCTCACTGGCTACATTGCCGCTAGCGCCCTTGGCATAAGGACAACCGCCGAGGCCAGCAACCGAGCCGTCGAACGTGCAGATTCCTTCGAGGAGGCTGGCGTAAATGTTCGCCAGCGCTTGACCATAGGTGTCATGAAAGTGCCCGGCGAGCTTGTTACACGGCACCTCGCGGCTGACCACTTCGAACAGCTGGCGAGTCTTCTCTGGTGTGCCGGTACCGATGGTGTCACCCAGGGAAATTTCATAGCAGCCCATGGCGAACAATTCGCGAGCCACGAGGGCGACGCGCTTCGGGTCGATCTCGCCTTCGTAGGGACAACCCAGCACGCAAGACACATAGCCACGCACCTGAATGCCGTTTTCCCGCGCCGCTTCCATCAGCGGGGCGAAGCGCGCCAGGCTCTCGTCAATGGAGCAATTGATGTTCTTCTGCGAGAACGCCTCGGACGCGGAGCCGAACACCGCGACCTCGCTGACGCCGGCTTCGATGGCCGCTTCGAGGCCTTTCAGGTTCGGCGTAAGGGCCGCGTAGGTCACGCCCGGTTTCTGCCGGATCTGCGCGAAGACTTCGGCCGAGCCGGCCATCTGCGGCACCCATTTGGGCGACACGAAACTACCGACCTCGATGTACTGCAGGCCGGCCGCGCTGAGGTCATCTACCAGCCGCACTTTGTCGGCGACGCTGATGGGCTGCTTTTCGTTCTGCAGGCCGTCGCGCGGGCCGACTTCGACTAGACGGACGTGTTTGGGCAGGGTCATGCAGATTCCTCCAGTTCCACCAGCACGCTGCCTTCGCTGATGAGCTCGCCTTCCTGGCAGAACAGGGTCTTGACCACACCAGCCTGAGGCGCGCGGATGCTGTGCTCCATCTTCATCGCTTCCAACACGATCAGCGTGCTACCGGCTTCAACGCGCTGGCCCAGCTCTACCAGCACGCGGACGATGCTGCCGTTCATGGGCGCGGTCAGGCCGCCCTGGTGCTGATGGCTGGCCTCGGCTTCGGCGACGGGGTCAAAGGCGGTCACGGCTTGGAGCTCGCCGTTCCATTCCAGATAGAGGGTGTTGCCCTGACGGATGGCTTTTGGAAGATGAGTGATCTCGGTTGCGGCGCGACTGCTCACGCGTACTTGACGGCTCTCGCCACAGCACATTAAATGCACGCTGGTTTGCGCCGGCATACCGAAACGCAGGCCATCGCGCTGCGCCCAAGGCGAATGAAGGTCGTCCTCACGAATTTTCGCCGGCTCGGTCTGCACGAACAGCCCGGCGGCCAGCTGCCAGAATGCGTCGGGCAGTTCGCCGGGTGCGCGCATCAGCTCGGTTTCGTGGCGCGGGATGAAGCCGGTGTCCAGCTCTGCCGCTGCGAAAGCCGGATGCCCGATTACGCGACGCAGAAAAGCAAGGTTGGTGCGCACGCCGCCAACGCAGGTCTCATCCAGCATCGCCAGCAAACGCAGGCGCGCTTCTTCACGGTTTTCCCCCCAGGCGATGAGTTTGCCGAGCATCGGGTCGTAGAACGGCGAAACGGTGTCTCCTTCTGTCACGCCGCTGTCGACCCGACGCCCAGGCCCTGCGGCCGATTCGCGGTAGAGGTCGAGCGTACCGGTGGCCGGCAGGAAGTCGTTGTCCGGATCTTCGGCATACAGCCGCACTTCGATGGCGTGGCCCGTGAGCGGTACCTGATCCTGGGTGATTGGCAGCGGTTCGCCACGGGCAACGCGGATCTGCCAGGCCACCAGGTCGAGTCCGGTGATGGCCTCGGTGACCGGGTGCTCGACCTGCAGACGGGTGTTCATTTCCATGAAGAAGAACTCGCCACGGGCATCGAGCAGGAACTCGACCGTTCCGGCGCCGACGTAGCCGATGGCCTGCGCAGCCTTCACTGCGGCTTCGCCCATGGCGCGGCGCAACTCGGGGGTGAGCCCCGGCGCGGGCGCTTCCTCGACCACTTTCTGGTGCCGGCGCTGGATCGAACAGTCACGCTCGTTGAGATACAGGCAGTTGCCGTGCTGGTCAGCGAACACCTGAATCTCCACATGACGCGGCTTGAGTACGTATTTCTCGACCAGCATGCGCGAATCGCCGAATGACGACTGCGCTTCGCGCTGGGCCGACTGCAGTGCTTCGGCGAGGTCGGCCTCGCGCTCGACCACCTTCATGCCCTTGCCGCCACCACCGGCGGTGGCCTTGAGCAATACCGGGTAGCCGATCTTTTCTGCAGCGACGCGGAAGGTTTCCACGTCCTGGGCTTCGCCGTGATAGCCGGGCACCAGTGGCACGCCGGCCTTTTCCATCAGTGCCTTGGCTGCCGATTTGCTGCCCATGGCATCGATGGCCGAGGCAGGCGGGCCAAGGAATATCAGGCCGGCATCCTCGATGGCGCGAGCGAAGTCGGCATTCTCGGAAAGGAAGCCGTAGCCCGGATGGATCGCCTGCGCGCCGCTGGCCTTGGCGGCGGCGATCAGCTTGTCGATCAGCAGGTAACTGTCGGCCGGCTTGGCGCCGCCGAGGTCAACGCGAATGTCGGCTTCGCGGGCATGCCGGGCATCACGGTCGATGGCGCTGTGCACGGCTACGGTGGTGAGGCCCATGGCCTTGGCGGTACGCATCACGCGGCAGGCGATTTCGCCCCGGTTTGCGACCAGCAGGGTAGTTATCATTGTTCTGGCTCCTGCGTCCAATTGGGTTTGCGCTTCTCCAGAAAGGCGCTGAGGCCTTCCTGTCCTTCGGGGCTGACCCGTATGCGCGCAATGGCATTTTCGGTGTAGCGGCGTAACGCCGGGCTCAGCGAGATGCTGGCGGCTTCGCGTAAGAGATCCTTGCTGGCTCGCATGGCCTGCGGGCTGTTGAGCAACAGGTTGTCGAGCCAGCCGTGCAAGGCGTCATCCAGTTCGGCGGCGGCGTAGGTCTCGGACAACAGGCCGAGGTCGCGGGCGCGCTCGCCACTGAAGCGTTCGCCCGTCATGGCGTAGCGGCGTGTGGCGCGCTCGCCCATTGCCTTGACCACGAAGGGGCTGATCACCGCGGGTGCTAGACCGATGCGCACTTCGGAGAGGGAAAACAGCGCGTCATGCGCACCGATGGCCATGTCGCAGCAGGCCACCAGTCCGACCGCACCGCCGAAGGCTGCGCCTTGCACCACCGCCAGCGTCGGCAGCTTGAGGTGGTAGAGGCTGTACATCAGTTCGGCCAGCTCGCGGGCGTCGGTGAGGTTAGCATCGAAATCCAACTTCGCTGACTGCTGCATCCAGGCCAGATCCGCCCCGGCCGAAAAATGTTTGCCTCGGCCGCGCAGCAGCAGGAAGCGAAGCGAGTTATCGCGCTGCACTTCATTGAGCACCAGGATCAGTTCACGAATCATCTCGGCGTTGAATGCGTTGTTCTTTTCCGGGCGGTTGAGCCATAGCGTGGCGAAACCTTTGTCGCTGTATTCGAGTTCGATAGTTTGAAAGCTGGACGTGCTCATATTTGATCCCTGAAGGCGAAGGCTTACGGCCCTTGGCTGAAGGCTGAAAACTGGACATCGAGCCTCCAACCTCCAGCGCCGTTATCGGGTTTCTTTACATTCGAAACACGCCAAAGCGGGTCGGCTCAATTGGTGCATTGAGGGATGCCGACAGCGCCAGTCCCAACACATCACGGGTTTGCGCGGGATCAATCACGCCGTCATCCCACAGCCGCGCGCTGGAATAGTACGGATGGCCCTGATGCTCGTACTGCTCAAGAATCGGTTGTTTTAGCTGGGCTTCCTCTTCAGCCGAAAACGTCTGCCCGCTGCGCTCGGCCTGTTCACGCTTAACCTGAGCCAGCACGCCGGCGGCCTGTTGAGCCCCCATCACGCCAATCCGCGCGTTGGGCCACATCCACAAGAAACGCGGGTCATAGGCGCGGCCGCACATGCCGTAGTTCCCCGCACCAAAGCTGCCCCCGATAATCACCGTAAACTTTGGCACCTCGGCGCAGGCCACCGCGGTCACCAGCTTGGCGCCATGCTTGGCAATGCCGCCTGCCTCGTACTTCTGGCCGACCATGAAGCCGGTGATGTTTTGCAGGAACACCAGCGGAATGCCGCGCTGACATGCCAGTTCGATGAAATGAGCGCCTTTTTGCGCTGATTCCGCGAACAGGATGCCGTTGTTGGCCAGGATCGCGATGGGATAGCCCTGTATGTGCGCGAAGCCGCAGACCAGCGTGCTGCCGTATAGCGCCTTGAATTCATCGAACACCGAACCGTCGACGAGGCGGGCGATCACCTCGCGTACGTCGAAGGGCTGCTTGGCGTCGGCGGGGATGACGCCATAGAGCTCTTCGCTATCGAACAACGGTGCAATCGGTGCGCGACTGTTCACCTCCCCACGCTTGCGCCAGTTGAGGTTGGCGATGCAGCGGCGAGCCAGCGAAAGGGCGTGCTCATCATTCTCGGCGTAGTGGTCGGCCACGCCGGAAGTCTTGCAATGCACATCGGCACCGCCCAGATCTTCGGCTGTCACCACTTCACCGGTGGCGGCTTTGACCAATGGTGGGCCGGCGAGAAAGATGGTCGCCTGATTGCGCACCATGATGGCTTCGTCCGCCATCGCCGGCACATATGCACCACCAGCGGTACAGGAACCCATCACCACGGCAATCTGCGGGATACCCATGGCGCTCATGTTGGCCTGGTTGAAGAAAATGCGGCCGAAGTGCTCGCGGTCAGGGAATACCTCGTCCTGACGCGGCAGGTTGGCGCCGCCGGAATCCACCAGATAGATGCATGGCAGGTGATTCTGCTGCGCAATGGTCTGCGCGCGCAGATGCTTTTTTACGGTGAGCGGGTAATAACTGCCACCTTTCACCGTCGCATCGTTGGCGATGATCATGCACTCTACGCCTTCGACGCGGCCGATGCCGGCGACCAATCCGGCGGCGGGCACCTCTTCGCCATAAACGTCGTGCGCTGCAAGCTGGCTGATCTCAAGAAATGCAGAGCCGTGGTCGAGCAAGCAGTTGATGCGCTCGCGTGGCAGCAACTTGCCGCGCGAAGTGTGTCGCAGCTGCGCCTTCTCGCCGCCGCCCTCATGGATGCGACCGAGGACGGCGTGCAAATCGTTAACCTGGGCAAGCATCGCTTCTCGGTTCGCGGCGAACTCAGACGAGCGGGTGTTGATCTGGGTATGCAGGATAGCCATGACGGACTCCGTCCTGGCTACAGGCCTCGGGCTGCAGGCTGCAGGCAGTTTACCTGTAGCTTGCAGCCCGCAGCCTGCAGCCGCTTTATTTGGTTTCGTTGAACAACTCGCGGCCGATCAACATCCGACGAATCTCGCTGGTGCCGGCGCCGATTTCGTAGAGCTTGGCGTCACGCCACAGGCGCCCGACTGGGAATTCGTTGATGTAGCCGTTGCCGCCCAAGATCTGGATCGCTTCACCGGCAAGCCAGGTCGCCTTTTCAGCCGCATAAAGGATGACGCCGGCACAGTCCTTGCGAACCTGGCGAACATGGCCACTGCCCTGCGCATCGAGGTGCTTGCCCACGGCGTACAGATAAGCGCGGCATGCTTGTTGAGTGGTGTACATGTCGGCAACCTTGCCCTGGATCAGCTGGAACTCGCCGATGCTTTGGCCGAACTGCTTACGGTCGTGGATGTAGGGAATGACCACATCCATTGCTGCCTGCATCAGGCCCAGTGGTCCGCCGCTGAGTACCGCGCGTTCGTAGTCGAGGCCGCTCATCAGCACCTTGACGCCTTCGCCAACACCGCCCAGTACGTTCTCTTCCGGCACCTCGACATCCTGAAACACCAGTTCGCCAGTGTGCGAGCCGCGCATGCCGAGCTTGTCGAGCTTCTGCGCAACCGAGAAACCGGGGGCGCCTTTCTCGAGGATGAAAGCGGTCATGCCCTTGGGGCCGGCAGCCAGATCGGTTTTGGCGTACACCACCAGCACATCGCAATCGGGGCCGTTAGTGATCCACATCTTGGTACCGTTGAGCACGTAGCGGTCGCCTTTCTTATCGGCGCGCAGCTTCATCGAAACCACATCGGAACCGGCGTTGGGTTCGCTCATGGCCAGCGCGCCGATGTGCTCGCCTGAAATCAGCTTGGGTAGAAACTGGCGCTTTTGCGCCTCGCTGCCGTTGCGGTTGATCTGATTGACGCAGAGGTTGGAGTGGGCGCCGTAGGACAAGCCGATGCCGCCAGCGGCGCGTGATATTTCTTCCATGGCGATCATGTGCGCCAGGTAACCCATGCCGGAGCCGCCATATTCTTCTGAAACGGTCAGGCCAAGCAGACCCATGTCTCCGAACTTGCGCCAAAGGTCCATCGGAAATTGATCGGTGCGGTCTGCTTCCTCAGCACGCGGGGCGATTTCCTTTGCAGCGAAACCGGCAACGGAATCGCGCAACATGTCAATTTCCTCACCGAGGAAAAAATCCAATCCGGGCAAACCACTCATGGTCCAGCTCTCCTATTGTCATTGTTGGTTCCTTTGGAAACGCCGCTGGCTCGCTCCAGAGCCAGCCGGCAGCGTTGTTCCGCAAGGTCTAGTTCGGCCTGCATCTTTTGAATGTCCAGCACCTGTTGATCGAGCTGCTGACGCCTGTTTGAGATCGTTTCCAGCAACCGGCTCAGCTGCATGCTGTTGCCGCCGGCCGGGCAGTACATGCTGATCAATTCCTTGCATTCTGACAGCGACAGTCCGATGCGCTTGCCGCGCATGATCAGCTGTAGCGTTACCCGATCGCGCTGCGAGTAGAGGCGCGTCTGACCGCGTCGCTCGGGCAGCAGCAAGCCCTGCTCCTCATAGAAGCGAATGGCACGAGTGGTCACCGTCATCTCGCGAGCCAGTTCGGAAATGCTGAATACGTCGGGTATGTTCACTCGTGACTACCTGTCCTTCACGTTAACGTCTGCTGGTATCGGCGGAAACGGCAGTCGCCAGCCCATCCGGTTGTCACTAAATGTTGGGTCGCCCGGCTTCGCTTGAGGCCGGGCACCGCATCAAAGCTGGACAGCATCGATGCGTTTCGATGTCCCGGGCTGGCTTGCGTCATAAAAGTTCGAGCCGGAGCGCAGTTGTGTCAGAAGCTGCGATTTTCGGCTCTCGGCATGCGAGAGGTAGCGTTCCTTGACCGGGCCATAGCCGCGTACCGCATCTGGCAGCTCGGCCAGTTTCACAGCCAGACTGAGATTGTCCGCCGTTACCGCAGTTAGGAGTTCGTCAAGCAACTCTTCGTAACTTTGCAGCCAGTGCCGCTCAACCTTGCGCTCATGGGTGTAGCCGAAAGGATCGACCCAGGTGTTGCGCATGAATTTCAGCTTGGCCAGCAGCTTGAAACACTTGAGCATCCAGGGGCCGAAGCTCTTCTTAGCTGGCTCAGTGCCGGGCTCAGCCTTGCTGAGCACAGGCGGCGCGAGGTGAAAGCGCAGGCTGTAATCGCCGTCGAAGGTGGCTTCGATCTTTTTCAGGAAGTCGCCGTTGGTGAACAGCCGCGCCACTTCGTACTCATCCTTGATCGCTAGGACCTTGAAATAGTATTGGGCCACCGCTGCTGTGAGCGCGCCAGGCAGGCCAACGAGCGCCGTTTCCTTGGTTCTGAATTGCTCGATGCGATCCAGATAACGCTTGGCCAGTGCCGCGTTCTGGTAGTCGGTGAGATAGCTGCTACGCCGTTCAATGGACTCCTCCAGCGACTGCGAGAGTTGCTGATCGCGGTTCTGGAGCTTGCCGGCCTCCAATTTGTATTGCACGCGCAGCAGATCGACCGCTGCGCGACGGCCCCAGACGAAGGCGTTGCGGTTGAATTCTACGGCTGTGCCGTTCAATTCGATTGCCTGCATAAGGGCCGCTTCGCCCACCGGCAGCCAGCCTTTCTGATAGGCGTAACCCAGCATGAACGTGTTGGTCGCGATCGAGTCGCCCATCAGCGCAGTGGCGAGCTTGCTGGCGTCTACGAACGTCGCCTGGCCGTCGCCTACGGCTTCGCGAATTTGTGCTGCCATATTGGCAGTCTGGAAGCGCGGGTCCGGGTGTGCTTCGAGGTCGCCGCTTTCCGCCTGCAAGGCAAAGGTACGGACAAATGCGCTGGTGATGCTTTCTTCACTGTTAATCACTGCGTGGGTCACGCCCTGGCGCATCTTCGACAACGTCTCTGTATTGGCGCTGACCACCAGATCGCAGCCCAGTAGCAGGCTAGCTTCGCCCTCGGCGATGCGCGGGGCGAAAAGCTGATCCTGCTGAGCGGCAATGCGGATATGCGACCACACCGCACCTCCTTTCTGCGCCATGCCGGCCATGTCGAGGTTCAGCGCGCCCTTGCCTTCGATGAAGGCAGCCATGCCGAGCAGGGCGCCGATAGTGACCACGCCAGTTCCACCAACGCCAGTGACCAGAATGCTATAGGGCTCATCCAGCGCCAGTGGGGCGGGCTGTGGCAGCTCCCAGTGGTCCTCGGGGTTTTCCGCCAATGCCTTGGGCTTGCGCAGCTTGCCGCCTTCGACCGTGACGAAGCTCGGGCAGAAGCCAGACAGACAGGTGAAGTCCTTGTTGCAGGAGGACTGGTCGATTTCGCGCTTGCGCCCGAATTCGGTTTCCACCGCGACCACGGACATGCAGTTGGATTTGCTGCTGCAGTCGCCGCAGCCTTCACAGACGGCCTCGTTGATCACCACCCGGCGCGCAGGGTCCGGAAACTTGCCGCGCTTGCGCCGGCGCCGTTTCTCGGCGGCGCAGGTCTGGTCGTAAATGATGGCCGAGACGCCGCTGAACTCGCGCATCTCGTTCTGCACGTCGTCCATGTGGTCTCTGCGATACACCGGAACGCCAGGGGCGAGGTCTTTTACATGCTCGTATTTGTCCGTGTCGTCGCTGACCACCACAATTTTGGTCACGCCCTCTGCGGCCAACTGACGCGAAATCTGCGACACGCTGAGCGTACCGTCGACAGGCTGGCCACCGGTCATCGCTACCGCGTCGTTGTAAAGAATCTTATAGGTGATCGATACCTTGGCAGCCACAGCCGCGCGGATCGCCAGCAGCCCGGAGTGGAAGTAGGTGCCGTCGCCGAGATTGGCGAACACATGCTTGGTCGCAGTGAAGGGCGCCTGGCCGACCCACGCTACGCCTTCGCCCCCCATCTGGCTGAATGTCTGGGTTTGCGGGTAAATCCAGGCCGCCATGTAGTGGCAACCGATCCCCGCCAGCGCTCGGCTGCCTTCGGGAACCTTGGTCGAGGTGTTGTGCGGGCAGCCGGAGCAGTAGTGAGGTACGCGATCCATCAGGTTGACCAAGTGGCCCTTGCTGCACAGTTGCGCTTCCAGGACAGCCAGGCGGACCTGCAACTCACCGCCCTGATAGACCCGCAATATCCGCCGCGCCAGCGCACGGGCAATCTGCGCGGGCGTGAGCTCGCCGATGGCCGGCAGCAACCAGTCGGTATGTGGCCTGGCCCATTCGCCTTTGTCGTCGAACTTGCCGACGATGACGGGGCGCACATCCTCGCGCCAGTTGTAGAGTTCTTCCTTGAGCTGGTACTCGATCATGTGGCGCTTTTCTTCGACCACCACGATTTCTTCCAGGCCCTCGGCAAACTGCCGCACGCCTTCGGCCTCGAGCGGCCAGATCATTCCTACCTTGTAGATGCGCAGCCCGATTTGTTGAGCGAGCGCGTCGTCGATGCCAAGAATCTTTAGCGCCTGGCACACGTCGAGATACGATTTGCCAGAAGTGATGATGCCCAGGCGCGCCTTGGACGAATCGACAACGATACGGTCGAGGCGGTTGGCGCGGGCGTAGGCTAGCGCGGCGTAAACCTTATGCTCGAATAGCCGCTTTTCCTGATCCAGCGGCGGGTCCGGCCAGCGGATGTTCACGCCGCCTTCCGGCATCGGCACGTCGGGGATGATCGGCTGCACGCGATGAGGATCGACGTCGACGATGGCGGCGCTTTCTACGGTGTCGGCCACCGCCTTGAGCGCAACCCAGCAACCGGAAAAGCGCGACATGGCCCAGCCATGCATGCCGTAGTCCAAGTATTCCTGCACGCCAGATGGTGCCAGCACTGGCATCATGACGGCTTTGAAGATGTGTTCGGTCTGGTGCGGCAGGGATGAAGACTTGGCTCCGTGGTCGTCACCGGCAATCGCCAGCACACCGCCAAAACGTGAGGTGCCTGCGGCATTGGCGTGGCGGAACACGTCGCCACAGCGGTCGACGCCCGGACCCTTGCCGTACCACATGCCGAACACGCCGTCGTACTTGGCGCCTTCGAAGATGTTGACCTGCTGGGTGCCCCACAGCGAGGTGGCCGCCAGGTCTTCGTTGACGCCTGGCTGGAAGTGAACGTGGTGTTCCTTCAGATGG comes from Stutzerimonas stutzeri and encodes:
- a CDS encoding hydroxymethylglutaryl-CoA lyase, with amino-acid sequence MTLPKHVRLVEVGPRDGLQNEKQPISVADKVRLVDDLSAAGLQYIEVGSFVSPKWVPQMAGSAEVFAQIRQKPGVTYAALTPNLKGLEAAIEAGVSEVAVFGSASEAFSQKNINCSIDESLARFAPLMEAARENGIQVRGYVSCVLGCPYEGEIDPKRVALVARELFAMGCYEISLGDTIGTGTPEKTRQLFEVVSREVPCNKLAGHFHDTYGQALANIYASLLEGICTFDGSVAGLGGCPYAKGASGNVASEDVLYMLNGLGIDTGIDLDALVASGQRISDLLGRPNGSRVARARLNAL
- a CDS encoding acetyl/propionyl/methylcrotonyl-CoA carboxylase subunit alpha, giving the protein MITTLLVANRGEIACRVMRTAKAMGLTTVAVHSAIDRDARHAREADIRVDLGGAKPADSYLLIDKLIAAAKASGAQAIHPGYGFLSENADFARAIEDAGLIFLGPPASAIDAMGSKSAAKALMEKAGVPLVPGYHGEAQDVETFRVAAEKIGYPVLLKATAGGGGKGMKVVEREADLAEALQSAQREAQSSFGDSRMLVEKYVLKPRHVEIQVFADQHGNCLYLNERDCSIQRRHQKVVEEAPAPGLTPELRRAMGEAAVKAAQAIGYVGAGTVEFLLDARGEFFFMEMNTRLQVEHPVTEAITGLDLVAWQIRVARGEPLPITQDQVPLTGHAIEVRLYAEDPDNDFLPATGTLDLYRESAAGPGRRVDSGVTEGDTVSPFYDPMLGKLIAWGENREEARLRLLAMLDETCVGGVRTNLAFLRRVIGHPAFAAAELDTGFIPRHETELMRAPGELPDAFWQLAAGLFVQTEPAKIREDDLHSPWAQRDGLRFGMPAQTSVHLMCCGESRQVRVSSRAATEITHLPKAIRQGNTLYLEWNGELQAVTAFDPVAEAEASHQHQGGLTAPMNGSIVRVLVELGQRVEAGSTLIVLEAMKMEHSIRAPQAGVVKTLFCQEGELISEGSVLVELEESA
- a CDS encoding gamma-carboxygeranoyl-CoA hydratase — its product is MSTSSFQTIELEYSDKGFATLWLNRPEKNNAFNAEMIRELILVLNEVQRDNSLRFLLLRGRGKHFSAGADLAWMQQSAKLDFDANLTDARELAELMYSLYHLKLPTLAVVQGAAFGGAVGLVACCDMAIGAHDALFSLSEVRIGLAPAVISPFVVKAMGERATRRYAMTGERFSGERARDLGLLSETYAAAELDDALHGWLDNLLLNSPQAMRASKDLLREAASISLSPALRRYTENAIARIRVSPEGQEGLSAFLEKRKPNWTQEPEQ
- a CDS encoding carboxyl transferase domain-containing protein produces the protein MAILHTQINTRSSEFAANREAMLAQVNDLHAVLGRIHEGGGEKAQLRHTSRGKLLPRERINCLLDHGSAFLEISQLAAHDVYGEEVPAAGLVAGIGRVEGVECMIIANDATVKGGSYYPLTVKKHLRAQTIAQQNHLPCIYLVDSGGANLPRQDEVFPDREHFGRIFFNQANMSAMGIPQIAVVMGSCTAGGAYVPAMADEAIMVRNQATIFLAGPPLVKAATGEVVTAEDLGGADVHCKTSGVADHYAENDEHALSLARRCIANLNWRKRGEVNSRAPIAPLFDSEELYGVIPADAKQPFDVREVIARLVDGSVFDEFKALYGSTLVCGFAHIQGYPIAILANNGILFAESAQKGAHFIELACQRGIPLVFLQNITGFMVGQKYEAGGIAKHGAKLVTAVACAEVPKFTVIIGGSFGAGNYGMCGRAYDPRFLWMWPNARIGVMGAQQAAGVLAQVKREQAERSGQTFSAEEEAQLKQPILEQYEHQGHPYYSSARLWDDGVIDPAQTRDVLGLALSASLNAPIEPTRFGVFRM
- a CDS encoding isovaleryl-CoA dehydrogenase; this encodes MSGLPGLDFFLGEEIDMLRDSVAGFAAKEIAPRAEEADRTDQFPMDLWRKFGDMGLLGLTVSEEYGGSGMGYLAHMIAMEEISRAAGGIGLSYGAHSNLCVNQINRNGSEAQKRQFLPKLISGEHIGALAMSEPNAGSDVVSMKLRADKKGDRYVLNGTKMWITNGPDCDVLVVYAKTDLAAGPKGMTAFILEKGAPGFSVAQKLDKLGMRGSHTGELVFQDVEVPEENVLGGVGEGVKVLMSGLDYERAVLSGGPLGLMQAAMDVVIPYIHDRKQFGQSIGEFQLIQGKVADMYTTQQACRAYLYAVGKHLDAQGSGHVRQVRKDCAGVILYAAEKATWLAGEAIQILGGNGYINEFPVGRLWRDAKLYEIGAGTSEIRRMLIGRELFNETK
- a CDS encoding MerR family transcriptional regulator, yielding MTVTTRAIRFYEEQGLLLPERRGQTRLYSQRDRVTLQLIMRGKRIGLSLSECKELISMYCPAGGNSMQLSRLLETISNRRQQLDQQVLDIQKMQAELDLAEQRCRLALERASGVSKGTNNDNRRAGP
- a CDS encoding indolepyruvate ferredoxin oxidoreductase family protein, whose product is MSKTPSLDDKYVQQTGKVLMTGIQALVRLPLMQRQRDLENGLNTAGFISGYRGSPLGGFDQALWKARDHLKEHHVHFQPGVNEDLAATSLWGTQQVNIFEGAKYDGVFGMWYGKGPGVDRCGDVFRHANAAGTSRFGGVLAIAGDDHGAKSSSLPHQTEHIFKAVMMPVLAPSGVQEYLDYGMHGWAMSRFSGCWVALKAVADTVESAAIVDVDPHRVQPIIPDVPMPEGGVNIRWPDPPLDQEKRLFEHKVYAALAYARANRLDRIVVDSSKARLGIITSGKSYLDVCQALKILGIDDALAQQIGLRIYKVGMIWPLEAEGVRQFAEGLEEIVVVEEKRHMIEYQLKEELYNWREDVRPVIVGKFDDKGEWARPHTDWLLPAIGELTPAQIARALARRILRVYQGGELQVRLAVLEAQLCSKGHLVNLMDRVPHYCSGCPHNTSTKVPEGSRALAGIGCHYMAAWIYPQTQTFSQMGGEGVAWVGQAPFTATKHVFANLGDGTYFHSGLLAIRAAVAAKVSITYKILYNDAVAMTGGQPVDGTLSVSQISRQLAAEGVTKIVVVSDDTDKYEHVKDLAPGVPVYRRDHMDDVQNEMREFSGVSAIIYDQTCAAEKRRRRKRGKFPDPARRVVINEAVCEGCGDCSSKSNCMSVVAVETEFGRKREIDQSSCNKDFTCLSGFCPSFVTVEGGKLRKPKALAENPEDHWELPQPAPLALDEPYSILVTGVGGTGVVTIGALLGMAAFIEGKGALNLDMAGMAQKGGAVWSHIRIAAQQDQLFAPRIAEGEASLLLGCDLVVSANTETLSKMRQGVTHAVINSEESITSAFVRTFALQAESGDLEAHPDPRFQTANMAAQIREAVGDGQATFVDASKLATALMGDSIATNTFMLGYAYQKGWLPVGEAALMQAIELNGTAVEFNRNAFVWGRRAAVDLLRVQYKLEAGKLQNRDQQLSQSLEESIERRSSYLTDYQNAALAKRYLDRIEQFRTKETALVGLPGALTAAVAQYYFKVLAIKDEYEVARLFTNGDFLKKIEATFDGDYSLRFHLAPPVLSKAEPGTEPAKKSFGPWMLKCFKLLAKLKFMRNTWVDPFGYTHERKVERHWLQSYEELLDELLTAVTADNLSLAVKLAELPDAVRGYGPVKERYLSHAESRKSQLLTQLRSGSNFYDASQPGTSKRIDAVQL